One stretch of Cyanobacterium stanieri LEGE 03274 DNA includes these proteins:
- a CDS encoding ammonium transporter translates to MVKLKTTKKRIKRIAQQINFSPSWQGCIILSVFLLLSCVSSVGAQDTLAELTDASKELKVGLDTFWVVFASILVIFMNAGFAMLETGLCRRKNAVNMLSKNLIVFAISTVAYWAVGFALMFGDGTNFFGFSGFFLAGMDNSPAINGEYIGVYSSLGSINIPLAAKFLFQVAFAGTAATIVSGAVAERIKFIDFILFSVFLVAIAYPLVGHWVWGNGWLAQLGFKDFAGSTVVHSVGGWSALVGSILLGARNGKYKPSGGIMPLPGHNLSLATLGCFILWIGWFGFNAGSTFELSQNISYIALTTNLAAASGAISATIISWVLAGKPDLSLIINGVLSGLVAITASCAFVSYGDAMIIGIVGGALVVVSVYYLDNVKIDDPVGAISVHLVNGIWGTIAVGLFASPIVSGDPEIRGLFTTGNISLLGTQLLGIFVVGVFMVVYSFIVWSILKALLGLRVSEEEEYFGLDIGEHGMEAYNGFSEDVNEI, encoded by the coding sequence ATGGTTAAACTGAAGACAACAAAAAAAAGAATAAAGAGAATCGCACAACAAATAAATTTTTCCCCCAGTTGGCAAGGATGTATAATATTAAGTGTATTTTTACTGCTCTCCTGTGTTAGCTCCGTAGGCGCTCAAGATACCCTCGCAGAATTAACCGATGCGAGTAAAGAATTAAAAGTCGGTTTAGATACCTTTTGGGTGGTATTCGCTTCAATTTTGGTCATTTTTATGAATGCTGGTTTCGCCATGTTAGAAACTGGTTTATGTCGGCGCAAGAATGCTGTTAATATGCTCTCCAAAAACTTAATCGTATTTGCCATTTCTACGGTGGCTTATTGGGCTGTGGGTTTTGCCCTCATGTTTGGAGATGGAACAAACTTTTTTGGGTTTAGTGGTTTTTTCCTTGCGGGGATGGATAATAGCCCCGCCATTAACGGTGAATATATTGGGGTTTATAGCTCCTTAGGTTCGATAAATATCCCCTTGGCCGCTAAATTTTTATTTCAAGTGGCTTTTGCTGGTACAGCGGCTACTATTGTTTCTGGTGCAGTGGCGGAAAGAATTAAATTTATTGATTTTATTTTGTTTAGTGTTTTCCTGGTGGCGATCGCCTATCCCCTCGTCGGACACTGGGTATGGGGAAATGGATGGTTAGCCCAGTTAGGATTCAAAGACTTTGCAGGTTCTACCGTAGTCCACTCCGTAGGGGGTTGGAGCGCTTTAGTTGGTTCTATTTTATTAGGTGCAAGGAATGGAAAATATAAACCATCAGGGGGAATCATGCCCTTACCTGGCCATAACTTAAGTTTAGCCACCCTAGGTTGTTTTATCCTTTGGATAGGATGGTTTGGTTTCAATGCAGGTTCAACCTTCGAGTTATCCCAAAATATTAGTTATATTGCCCTTACCACCAACTTAGCCGCCGCATCAGGGGCTATTTCCGCCACCATCATTAGTTGGGTATTGGCAGGAAAACCTGATTTATCTTTAATTATCAACGGTGTTTTATCGGGTTTAGTGGCTATTACCGCAAGTTGTGCCTTTGTGAGTTACGGTGACGCCATGATTATTGGCATTGTCGGTGGAGCGTTGGTTGTAGTCTCGGTATATTATTTAGATAATGTCAAAATTGATGACCCCGTGGGAGCTATTTCCGTTCACTTGGTCAACGGTATTTGGGGTACTATTGCTGTGGGTTTATTTGCTAGTCCAATAGTCTCAGGAGATCCAGAAATTAGGGGCTTATTTACTACGGGGAATATATCTTTATTAGGCACTCAACTACTGGGAATTTTTGTGGTAGGGGTGTTTATGGTGGTATATAGTTTTATTGTTTGGTCAATTCTTAAGGCTTTGTTAGGTTTGAGAGTCTCTGAGGAGGAAGAATATTTTGGCTTAGATATTGGCGAACATGGTATGGAGGCTTATAATGGTTTTTCTGAAGATGTGAACGAAATTTAA
- a CDS encoding tetratricopeptide repeat protein — MNNNNEIEKELIRWNKKLRIYPFDASNYIRRGMTYFKLGRLIESLRDYNKAEELNPQLTPYLWQRGLSYYYLGKYAQGARQFEIDLSVNSQDVEETIWNFLCIAQLEGIKEARESLLPVKYDPRPVMRKIYQLFAGHYSPENLLALEKTNSTRDNLYIHLYLGLFYEAHRGEIPMLEVGKTISSNIEKSRFHINEAIKYKVDDYMWYLARVHQQLRQPKVES; from the coding sequence ATGAATAATAACAACGAAATAGAAAAAGAATTGATTAGGTGGAATAAAAAATTACGTATTTATCCCTTCGATGCCAGTAATTATATTCGCCGTGGTATGACCTACTTTAAATTAGGACGTTTAATAGAATCCCTAAGAGACTATAACAAAGCCGAAGAATTAAACCCCCAACTGACACCATATCTATGGCAAAGAGGCTTATCCTATTATTACTTAGGTAAATATGCCCAAGGAGCAAGACAATTTGAAATTGACTTAAGTGTTAATTCCCAAGACGTAGAAGAAACAATTTGGAATTTTCTTTGTATTGCCCAACTAGAAGGAATAAAAGAAGCCAGAGAATCTCTTTTACCTGTAAAATATGATCCTCGCCCCGTCATGAGAAAAATATATCAACTATTTGCAGGGCATTATTCCCCCGAAAATCTATTAGCATTAGAAAAAACTAACAGCACAAGGGATAATCTTTATATTCATTTATATTTAGGGTTATTTTATGAAGCCCATCGGGGAGAAATTCCCATGTTAGAAGTAGGTAAAACCATTTCCAGTAACATTGAAAAATCGCGCTTTCACATCAACGAAGCGATAAAATATAAAGTAGATGATTATATGTGGTACTTAGCAAGGGTTCATCAACAACTCAGACAGCCCAAAGTAGAGTCTTAA
- a CDS encoding ribonuclease III domain-containing protein, whose protein sequence is MTQNEIELRPAKQVPSGSPPKSNLRENNQNEVINVRENQSLAKIPQSSLKQISPISLAYIGDAIYELHIRTHYLIPCLKIADHHHKVVQQVRAETQAKHLQKLYPILNEEEKTWVKRGRNSVKKSPRKLAPGVYQQATGFETLLGYLYISNPPRLDEILTQIQPN, encoded by the coding sequence GTGACCCAGAATGAAATTGAGTTGCGCCCTGCAAAGCAGGTCCCTTCGGGATCGCCACCTAAGTCCAACTTGAGAGAAAATAACCAAAATGAGGTAATAAATGTGAGAGAAAATCAATCTCTTGCAAAAATACCTCAATCATCCCTCAAACAAATTTCTCCAATTTCCTTAGCCTACATCGGCGACGCCATTTATGAACTCCACATCAGGACTCATTACCTAATACCCTGCCTAAAAATTGCCGACCATCATCATAAAGTAGTCCAACAAGTTAGGGCAGAAACCCAAGCAAAACATCTACAAAAACTTTATCCTATCCTCAACGAAGAAGAAAAAACATGGGTAAAAAGAGGAAGAAACTCCGTCAAAAAATCTCCCCGTAAACTAGCCCCCGGAGTCTATCAACAAGCCACAGGATTTGAAACCCTCCTCGGTTACCTATACATTAGTAACCCCCCAAGACTAGATGAAATCCTTACTCAAATTCAACCAAACTAA
- a CDS encoding Mov34/MPN/PAD-1 family protein: MIKIKESDLQLIKGEGRLHYPDECCGLLIGKKENNYNVVVKVIPTINDWENQRYFLREIMDKPDLGKQENFAIAPKTMLQIQKEVRGKNLDIIGIYHSHPNHPAIPSEFDRAIAWEGYSYIIMSVVEKQVEKLFCWQLDEDRRFQEENIIIY; encoded by the coding sequence ATGATTAAAATTAAGGAGAGTGATTTACAGTTAATCAAGGGGGAAGGAAGGTTACATTATCCTGATGAGTGTTGTGGTTTATTAATTGGAAAAAAAGAGAATAATTATAATGTAGTAGTGAAGGTTATTCCTACGATTAATGATTGGGAAAATCAACGTTATTTTTTGAGAGAAATAATGGATAAACCAGATTTAGGAAAACAAGAAAACTTTGCGATCGCCCCTAAAACTATGTTACAAATTCAAAAGGAAGTTAGAGGGAAAAATCTCGATATTATTGGTATCTATCACTCTCATCCTAATCATCCTGCTATTCCTTCGGAGTTTGACAGGGCGATCGCATGGGAAGGATATTCTTATATAATAATGTCAGTGGTGGAAAAACAGGTAGAAAAATTATTTTGTTGGCAATTAGACGAAGATAGAAGATTTCAAGAAGAAAATATCATTATTTATTAA
- the ilvD gene encoding dihydroxy-acid dehydratase yields the protein MTENLKSQAITQGVQRAPNRAMLRAVGFGDNDFTKPIIGVANGYSTITPCNMGLNDLAMEAQKSIKEAGGMPQMFGTITISDGISMGTEGMKYSLVSRDVIADSIETVCKGQSLDGVIAIGGCDKNMPGAMIAMARMNIPAIFVYGGTIKPGHLNGEDLTVVSAFEAVGQYSAGKIDESQLTAVEKNACPGAGSCGGMFTANTMSSAFEAMGISLPYSSTMAAEDYEKVESTQKSAEALVNAIRKQILPKDLLTRKAFENAIAVIMAVGGSTNSVLHLLAIANTIGVELTLDDFEAIRQKVPVICDLKPSGRYVTVDLHKAGGIPQVMKMLLANGILHGDALTITGQTLAEVLADVPETPPANQDVIRQWGNPLYQEGHLAILKGNLASEGSVAKISGVKNPVITGPARVFESEEECLDAILSGKIVAGDVVIVRYEGPVGGPGMREMLAPTSAIIGAGLGDKVGLITDGRFSGGTYGLVVGHVAPEAAVGGNIALVKEGDSITIDAKQKLLQINVSEEELNQRRQHWQPPQPRYRRGILGKYAKLVSSSSLGAVTDLESK from the coding sequence ATGACAGAGAATCTTAAAAGCCAAGCGATTACCCAGGGAGTACAAAGAGCGCCCAACCGAGCTATGCTCAGGGCCGTAGGATTTGGAGATAATGACTTTACTAAACCTATCATCGGGGTTGCCAATGGTTATAGTACCATTACTCCTTGTAATATGGGTTTAAATGACCTTGCCATGGAGGCTCAAAAAAGCATTAAGGAGGCGGGGGGAATGCCTCAGATGTTTGGGACTATTACCATCAGTGATGGTATTTCCATGGGTACTGAAGGTATGAAATACTCTTTGGTTTCTCGGGATGTGATTGCAGATTCTATTGAGACAGTGTGTAAGGGGCAAAGTCTTGATGGGGTGATTGCCATTGGTGGTTGTGATAAAAATATGCCTGGGGCGATGATTGCCATGGCAAGAATGAATATCCCTGCTATTTTTGTTTATGGTGGAACTATTAAACCGGGGCATCTCAATGGGGAAGATTTAACCGTTGTGAGTGCTTTTGAAGCTGTAGGGCAGTATAGCGCAGGTAAGATTGACGAATCCCAATTGACAGCGGTGGAAAAAAATGCTTGTCCTGGGGCTGGTTCTTGTGGTGGTATGTTTACAGCAAATACCATGTCTTCTGCCTTTGAGGCGATGGGGATTAGTTTACCCTATTCTTCTACCATGGCAGCGGAAGATTATGAAAAGGTGGAAAGTACCCAAAAATCTGCGGAGGCTTTGGTTAATGCTATCCGTAAACAAATTTTACCTAAAGATTTACTCACCCGTAAGGCTTTTGAAAATGCCATCGCCGTCATTATGGCCGTGGGGGGATCTACTAATTCTGTACTACATTTATTGGCGATCGCCAATACCATCGGCGTAGAACTAACCTTAGATGACTTTGAAGCTATCCGTCAAAAAGTCCCCGTCATCTGTGATTTAAAACCCTCAGGACGTTACGTCACCGTTGACTTACACAAAGCAGGGGGTATCCCTCAAGTAATGAAAATGTTATTAGCTAACGGCATACTCCATGGCGATGCTCTCACCATTACAGGGCAAACCCTGGCAGAAGTATTAGCAGATGTACCCGAAACACCCCCCGCCAATCAAGACGTAATCCGTCAATGGGGTAATCCTCTGTATCAAGAAGGGCATCTAGCAATCCTCAAAGGAAATCTTGCCTCTGAAGGTTCAGTAGCGAAAATTAGTGGTGTGAAAAACCCCGTCATCACTGGCCCTGCCCGGGTATTTGAATCAGAGGAAGAATGTCTTGATGCTATCCTTTCAGGAAAAATTGTCGCAGGAGACGTGGTTATCGTTCGCTATGAAGGCCCCGTGGGCGGCCCTGGGATGCGAGAAATGTTAGCTCCTACCTCTGCCATTATCGGTGCAGGATTGGGCGATAAGGTGGGTTTAATCACCGATGGACGTTTTTCTGGGGGAACTTATGGCTTAGTCGTCGGACACGTAGCCCCAGAAGCTGCGGTAGGTGGAAACATTGCCCTTGTTAAAGAGGGAGACAGTATTACCATTGATGCTAAACAAAAACTTTTACAAATTAATGTATCCGAAGAAGAACTTAACCAACGTCGTCAGCATTGGCAACCTCCCCAACCTCGTTATCGTCGAGGTATCCTCGGCAAATATGCCAAGTTGGTTTCTTCTAGTAGTCTTGGGGCTGTCACTGACTTGGAAAGTAAATAA
- a CDS encoding biotin--[acetyl-CoA-carboxylase] ligase, which yields MEKKIIELSSDTYGLSSHKISCYVYEVLASTNIKAWELCREKTDMPFVVVAKQQTAGKGQRGNYWDSGLGGLYLTVVLSSEVTFANIRDLTLFSAVGITEELNKNNIPVKIKWLNDLILDNKKLGGILSEVRSQNGVINNSIIGVGINWENKLSLDSGISLCTYLKNTNGDYINSYYSLLNTIVKGIFNGYRIYKNQGINSLVKKYNQYLIYRGKNVVYENIQGRVKGIDVNGNLEIRFSAMGASSKVSLSPDDYAITLYDGNQFSKILERK from the coding sequence ATGGAAAAAAAGATTATTGAATTGTCGTCTGACACTTATGGTTTATCATCCCATAAAATTTCGTGCTACGTCTATGAGGTTTTAGCCTCAACTAATATTAAAGCATGGGAGTTATGTCGAGAAAAAACAGATATGCCTTTTGTGGTGGTGGCAAAACAACAAACTGCAGGAAAAGGGCAAAGGGGTAATTATTGGGATTCTGGTTTGGGAGGATTATATTTAACTGTGGTTTTATCCTCTGAGGTGACTTTTGCAAACATAAGAGATTTAACTCTTTTTTCAGCGGTGGGTATTACGGAGGAGTTAAATAAAAATAATATTCCTGTTAAAATTAAGTGGTTAAATGATCTTATTTTAGATAATAAAAAATTAGGGGGAATATTATCAGAGGTACGTAGTCAAAATGGCGTTATAAATAATAGTATTATTGGGGTGGGAATAAATTGGGAAAATAAGTTAAGTTTAGATAGTGGTATTAGTCTTTGTACTTATTTAAAAAATACAAATGGTGATTATATTAATTCTTATTATTCTTTATTAAATACTATAGTAAAAGGAATTTTTAATGGTTATCGTATTTATAAGAATCAAGGCATCAATTCCTTGGTAAAAAAGTATAATCAATATTTAATTTATCGAGGTAAAAATGTAGTTTATGAAAATATTCAAGGGCGGGTAAAAGGGATAGATGTTAATGGTAATTTGGAGATTAGGTTTTCTGCTATGGGGGCTAGTAGTAAAGTTTCTTTATCTCCTGATGATTATGCTATTACTTTATATGATGGTAATCAGTTTAGTAAAATTTTGGAAAGAAAATAA
- the murB gene encoding UDP-N-acetylmuramate dehydrogenase, with protein sequence MAIAPNNPITDSLTNPITLPHTDCLIHQKVHLAPYTSYRVGGKAQWYAEPKAWHDIQEVFHWIDKQQIPFTCLGKGSNLLICDGGIDGLVLNTRYLNQYTMDESNHTITVGAGYSLPKLAWQVAKKGWEGLEWAVGIPGTMGGAVVMNAGAHKGCIADVLLRAIVAYPDGTIKELSGKELEYSYRTSKLQKESALVLSATLQLSPTSTREAVMAITGNNFKQRKQTQPYDKPSCGSVFRNPQPQAAGWLIEQIGLKGYQIGGAQVAHRHANFILNAGNATAKDIYSLIHHVQEQVHNSWSILLHPEVRMLGEF encoded by the coding sequence ATGGCGATCGCACCTAATAACCCTATAACTGATTCTTTGACTAATCCTATCACTCTCCCCCATACAGACTGTTTAATTCATCAAAAAGTTCACCTTGCCCCCTATACTTCCTATCGGGTGGGGGGAAAAGCCCAATGGTATGCCGAACCCAAGGCGTGGCATGACATTCAAGAAGTATTCCACTGGATAGATAAACAACAAATACCCTTTACTTGTTTAGGTAAAGGCTCAAATTTGCTTATCTGTGATGGGGGTATCGATGGCTTAGTTTTAAACACCCGTTACCTCAATCAATACACCATGGATGAATCTAACCATACTATTACCGTGGGTGCTGGTTATTCCCTACCTAAATTGGCTTGGCAAGTGGCAAAAAAAGGCTGGGAAGGGCTAGAATGGGCGGTGGGTATCCCCGGTACTATGGGGGGTGCTGTGGTCATGAATGCTGGGGCGCACAAGGGCTGTATAGCTGATGTTTTACTAAGGGCGATCGTTGCTTATCCTGATGGTACAATCAAAGAGTTATCAGGGAAAGAATTAGAATACTCTTACCGCACCTCAAAGTTACAAAAAGAATCCGCCTTGGTTTTAAGTGCTACCCTCCAATTATCCCCTACTTCCACCCGAGAGGCGGTAATGGCAATTACGGGAAATAATTTTAAACAGCGTAAGCAAACTCAACCCTACGATAAACCTAGTTGTGGTAGTGTTTTTCGTAACCCTCAACCTCAAGCGGCAGGGTGGTTAATCGAGCAAATTGGTTTAAAGGGTTATCAAATTGGTGGAGCGCAAGTAGCCCATCGTCATGCTAATTTTATCCTTAATGCTGGTAATGCGACGGCTAAGGATATTTATAGTTTAATTCATCATGTCCAAGAGCAGGTACATAATAGTTGGTCTATTTTGCTCCATCCTGAGGTTAGAATGTTAGGGGAGTTTTAG
- the murC gene encoding UDP-N-acetylmuramate--L-alanine ligase, translating to MNTIDLNGKPFHFIGVGGIGMSALAHVLAKRGVPISGSDLKSTHITERLESMGAKIFFTQEASNIDQLYQINGKKDQKNLQVVCSTAINNNNSEYQAVIEKGYPIFHRSDLLAALIKDYQSIAVAGTHGKTTTSSMIGYMLLESKLDPTVIVGGEVSAWGGNARLGDSNLLVAEADESDGSLIKHSPTMGIITNIELDHPDHYKDLNQLVDIFNQFSSQSDLTIACIDCPVVKENIKANITYSINPDSGANYIATNIVHQPKGSQAQVWENGQLLGNISLLLSGNHNVSNALSAIAVGRKLGLDFDTIAQALSTFDGAKRRFEYKGKFQGATLIDDYAHHPSEIRCTLEAARTRLPQYDASRVVAIFQPHRYSRTETFLEDFARCFASADVVILTDIYSAGEDNKTGITGQKLAETVEKYHDEVIYYPQLSSLKNFLADFLQPTDLTLFLGAGNLNQTIAELLKLEEDSLLVA from the coding sequence GTGAATACCATAGATCTAAACGGCAAACCATTTCATTTTATCGGCGTTGGTGGTATCGGCATGTCTGCCCTAGCCCATGTTTTGGCTAAAAGGGGAGTCCCGATTTCAGGCTCTGATCTCAAATCCACCCACATTACCGAACGTTTAGAATCTATGGGAGCTAAAATTTTCTTTACCCAAGAAGCTAGTAACATAGATCAATTGTACCAAATTAATGGCAAAAAAGATCAAAAAAATCTTCAGGTAGTATGTTCTACGGCCATAAATAATAATAACTCAGAATATCAGGCAGTGATAGAGAAAGGTTATCCCATCTTCCATCGCTCAGATTTATTGGCGGCGTTAATTAAAGATTATCAAAGCATTGCGGTGGCAGGTACTCACGGTAAAACCACTACCAGTAGTATGATTGGTTATATGTTATTGGAGTCTAAGTTAGATCCTACCGTAATTGTGGGGGGGGAAGTGAGTGCTTGGGGTGGTAATGCAAGGTTAGGGGATAGTAATTTGTTGGTAGCAGAGGCGGATGAGTCGGATGGCTCTTTGATAAAACATTCTCCTACCATGGGTATTATTACTAATATTGAACTTGATCACCCTGATCATTATAAAGATTTAAATCAGTTGGTGGATATTTTTAATCAGTTTAGCTCTCAATCTGATTTAACCATTGCTTGTATCGATTGCCCTGTAGTAAAGGAAAACATTAAGGCAAATATCACCTATAGTATTAATCCCGATTCTGGGGCTAATTATATCGCTACTAATATTGTTCATCAGCCCAAGGGTTCTCAGGCTCAAGTATGGGAAAATGGACAGTTATTGGGGAATATATCTTTATTATTATCCGGTAATCATAATGTTAGTAATGCCCTAAGTGCGATCGCCGTTGGCCGTAAATTGGGACTAGATTTTGATACCATAGCCCAAGCCCTTAGCACCTTTGACGGAGCCAAAAGACGCTTTGAATATAAGGGCAAATTTCAGGGCGCTACCCTCATTGATGACTATGCCCACCATCCCAGTGAAATTCGTTGCACCCTAGAAGCCGCTCGTACCCGATTACCGCAATATGATGCTAGTCGAGTGGTTGCTATTTTTCAACCCCATCGTTATAGTCGTACTGAAACATTTTTAGAAGATTTTGCTCGGTGTTTTGCTTCTGCTGATGTAGTTATTTTGACGGACATTTATAGTGCTGGGGAAGATAATAAAACGGGCATTACGGGGCAAAAATTAGCGGAAACCGTTGAAAAATACCATGATGAAGTTATTTATTATCCTCAATTGTCTTCTTTAAAAAACTTCCTTGCTGATTTTCTTCAACCCACAGATTTAACTTTATTTTTGGGTGCAGGAAATCTTAATCAAACCATTGCCGAATTATTAAAACTTGAGGAAGATTCCTTGTTAGTGGCTTAG
- a CDS encoding STAS domain-containing protein, whose protein sequence is MTVSLRGTREVRKNCQIFHLLGQLDAFSEPTFQKVILSYVKEGANQIILDLSQIDFIDSSGLGALVRIVKAIEPIKGKLQIVTNPRVTQTVKMVRLEKFLNLRNSLDEALADIS, encoded by the coding sequence TTGACAGTGAGCCTTAGAGGTACTCGTGAAGTCAGAAAAAATTGCCAAATCTTCCATTTATTAGGTCAGCTAGACGCCTTTTCCGAACCTACATTCCAGAAAGTAATTCTGAGTTATGTAAAAGAAGGAGCAAATCAAATTATCCTCGATTTATCTCAAATCGACTTTATCGATAGTTCTGGTTTAGGGGCGTTAGTGCGTATCGTAAAAGCGATCGAACCGATAAAAGGAAAACTACAAATCGTTACCAATCCAAGGGTTACCCAAACCGTCAAGATGGTAAGACTAGAAAAATTTCTAAATCTTAGAAACTCTCTCGATGAAGCCTTAGCTGACATATCATAA
- a CDS encoding P-II family nitrogen regulator, with translation MKKIEAIIRPFKLDEVKIALVNAGIVGMTVSEVRGFGRQKGQTERYRGSEYTVEFLQKLKIEIVVDDDQVDMVVEKVVQASRTGEIGDGKIFISPVDQTIRIRTGEKNLEAI, from the coding sequence TTGAAAAAGATTGAAGCTATTATTCGCCCATTTAAGCTCGATGAGGTCAAAATCGCTCTTGTTAATGCTGGTATCGTTGGCATGACGGTTTCTGAGGTTCGTGGTTTTGGTCGTCAGAAGGGACAAACTGAACGTTATCGTGGTTCTGAGTACACTGTGGAGTTTTTACAGAAGCTCAAAATCGAAATTGTTGTAGATGATGATCAGGTTGATATGGTGGTGGAAAAGGTTGTTCAAGCATCTCGCACTGGGGAAATTGGAGATGGTAAAATCTTTATTTCTCCTGTGGATCAAACCATTCGTATTAGAACTGGGGAGAAAAATTTAGAGGCTATCTAG